The proteins below are encoded in one region of Coffea arabica cultivar ET-39 chromosome 4c, Coffea Arabica ET-39 HiFi, whole genome shotgun sequence:
- the LOC113739561 gene encoding (R)-mandelonitrile lyase-like codes for MAKLPYSYSPILTFLMVAAFISLPKSLSQQSPSYMGFVFNATEMPSEDYYDYIIVGGGTAGCPLAATLSENFRVLVLERGGVPYGMPNLMTQEGFLSTLVDLDATDSPAQAFTSEDGVPNARGRVLGGSSAINAGFYSRADPDFFRNSLINWDLRVVNQSYKWVEKAIVFRPELRIWQSAIRDGLLEAGIGPYNGFALDHVVGTKIGGSTFDSAGRRHSAADLLSYAKPSNIKVAVYASVERVLFASSPASAAPRQSAIGVVFRDKTGRFHHAMLREMGEVLLSAGAIGSPQLLLLSGIGPRPYLSSWGIPVVHHHPYVGQFLYDNPRNGISIVPPVPLEQSLIQVVGITSSGAYLEAASNAIPFASRAHNFFSRTPPSPVYFTVATLMEKIVGPLSAGSLRLASTDVRVNPIVRFNYFSDPADTERCVNGTRKIADVLRSRSMEDFKFSQLFGDRDFRYIGPPLPVDLSNDRLMGEFCRRTVNTIWHYHGGCLVGKVVDRNFRVLGIQALRVVDGSIFTVSPGTNPQATLLMLGRYVGMKILRERTR; via the exons ATGGCTAAACTTCCTTACTCTTACTCTCCAATTCTGACGTTTTTAATGGTTGCCGCTTTCATTTCTTTGCCGAAATCACTTTCCCAGCAGA GTCCAAGCTACATGGGTTTCGTGTTCAATGCCACGGAGATGCCATCGGAGGATTACTATGATTACATCATTGTTGGAGGAGGCACCGCCGGCTGTCCTCTGGCCGCCACATTGTCTGAGAATTTTCGAGTTCTTGTTCTAGAAAGAGGCGGTGTTCCTTATGGCATGCCTAATCTGATGACCCAAGAAGGTTTCCTCTCAACTCTCGTCGATCTTGATGCCACTGATTCCCCTGCTCAAGCTTTTACTTCTGAAGACGGTGTTCCCAACGCCAGAGGCCGAGTTCTTGGAGGCAGTAGCGCAATTAATGCTGGTTTCTACAGCAGAGCCGACCCGGATTTCTTCAGGAATTCACTAATCAACTGGGATCTTCGGGTGGTTAATCAATCCTATAAGTGGGTTGAGAAGGCCATTGTGTTCAGGCCTGAACTCAGGATCTGGCAATCTGCCATTAGGGATGGATTGCTGGAGGCTGGAATCGGTCCTTACAATGGGTTTGCTTTGGACCATGTTGTAGGCACCAAGATTGGGGGTTCCACTTTTGATAGCGCTGGTAGAAGGCACAGTGCTGCTGATCTTCTTAGCTATGCAAAGCCTTCTAATATTAAGGTGGCTGTATACGCCAGTGTTGAGAGGGTTCTTTTCGCTTCTTCACCGGCTTCTGCAGCGCCCAGACAATCAGCGATTGGGGTGGTATTCAGAGACAAGACGGGTCGGTTCCACCATGCAATGCTGCGGGAGATGGGAGAAGTTTTGCTTTCTGCAGGAGCTATTGGCAGCCCACAGCTTCTGCTCTTGAGTGGGATTGGACCAAGGCCTTATCTCTCCTCGTGGGGAATACCTGTAGTGCATCACCATCCTTACGTGGGTCAGTTCCTATATGATAATCCAAGAAATGGCATTTCCATTGTGCCCCCGGTGCCTCTTGAACAATCATTGATACAGGTGGTGGGAATTACCTCTTCTGGGGCTTATCTTGAAGCTGCCTCAAACGCTATTCCATTTGCTTCCCGTGCTCACAATTTTTTCTCTAGGACTCCGCCTTCTCCCGTCTATTTTACCGTTGCAACCTTGATGGAGAAGATTGTTGGACCCCTGTCAGCTGGTTCTCTCAGATTGGCATCAACCGATGTCAGGGTGAACCCTATAGTAAGGTTCAATTACTTCAGTGACCCTGCTGATACTGAGAGATGCGTAAATGGGACGAGAAAGATTGCTGATGTACTTAGAAGCCGCTCCATGGAGGATTTCAAGTTCTCTCAGTTGTTTGGGGATCGAGATTTTAGGTACATAGGACCACCATTGCCTGTTGATCTATCGAACGACAGGCTGATGGGAGAGTTCTGTCGTCGAACGGTCAATACCATATGGCATTACCATGGCGGCTGCCTCGTAGGAAAGGTGGTTGACAGAAACTTCAGGGTTCTGGGAATTCAGGCGCTTAGAGTTGTTGATGGTTCAATATTCACAGTGTCACCTGGAACTAATCCTCAAGCCACTCTTTTAATGCTGGGCCG GTACGTTGGCATGAAGATTCTGAGGGAGCGAACGAGATAG